From a single Acidiferrobacteraceae bacterium genomic region:
- a CDS encoding iron-sulfur cluster assembly scaffold protein translates to MAYSDKVLDHYENPRNVGALNKDDASVGTGMVGAPACGDVMKLQIRVNDQGIIEDA, encoded by the coding sequence ATGGCATACAGCGACAAGGTTCTCGATCATTATGAAAACCCCCGCAATGTGGGGGCCCTGAACAAGGACGATGCCTCGGTCGGCACCGGCATGGTCGGGGCACCGGCCTGTGGCGACGTCATGAAACTGCAGATCCGGGTCAATGACCAGGGCATCATCGAGGATGC
- a CDS encoding Rrf2 family transcriptional regulator: MKISRKARFAVSAMVRLGLRENRGTKTLADLSSDQGISLSYLEQLFAQLRRSGVVTGIRGPGGGYRLARPAEDISIAEIITAVDDQAYRPYTGGGEDTRSETDRIWDDFSTRLYRYLQGVSLASVLHRESAEERKVA, translated from the coding sequence ATGAAAATCTCCAGGAAAGCCCGGTTTGCCGTTTCGGCAATGGTCCGGCTGGGGCTGCGCGAAAACCGTGGCACCAAGACGCTGGCGGACCTGTCTTCGGATCAGGGAATCTCCCTTTCCTATCTGGAACAGCTGTTTGCGCAACTGCGCCGTAGCGGCGTGGTCACGGGAATCCGTGGCCCGGGCGGCGGTTATCGCCTGGCCCGTCCCGCGGAGGACATTTCCATCGCGGAAATCATCACCGCCGTGGACGATCAGGCCTATCGCCCCTACACAGGCGGGGGTGAGGACACACGCAGCGAGACCGACCGGATCTGGGACGACTTCAGCACACGTCTGTATCGCTACCTGCAGGGTGTCAGCCTCGCCTCGGTCCTGCACCGCGAGTCCGCTGAGGAACGCAAAGTCGCCTGA